One segment of Variovorax sp. PAMC28562 DNA contains the following:
- a CDS encoding ABC transporter ATP-binding protein, producing the protein MSLLDIKELHVDFPTQGGVLHAVDGVSLTVDEGEVLGIVGESGSGKSVTMMALMGLIAYPGRVQAAHMRFAGNDLLGISDKARRNLVGKDVAMIFQDPTTSLNPCFTVGFQLMETLRLHLKLDKRAAKTRAIELLEQVGIPAAATRIGSYPHQLSGGMNQRVMIAMAIACNPRLLIADEPTTALDVTIQAQILDLLRNLQKERGMALVLITHNMGVVADMAQRVAVMYAGQVMEEQRVDRLFSTPQHPYTEALLAALPERAAPEGRLATIAGMVPGVHDRPAGCLFSPRCVDATANACAVRPALQAFQDAQVRCHFPLGDADRSIAIMDDRSRAVEALS; encoded by the coding sequence ATGAGCCTGCTCGACATCAAGGAGTTGCACGTCGACTTCCCCACGCAGGGCGGCGTGCTGCACGCCGTCGACGGCGTGAGCCTGACGGTCGACGAAGGCGAGGTACTCGGCATCGTCGGCGAATCGGGCTCGGGCAAGAGCGTCACGATGATGGCGCTGATGGGCCTCATCGCCTACCCCGGCCGCGTGCAGGCGGCGCACATGCGCTTTGCCGGCAACGACCTGCTCGGCATCTCCGACAAGGCGCGCCGCAACCTGGTCGGCAAGGATGTCGCGATGATCTTTCAGGACCCGACGACCAGCCTCAACCCCTGCTTCACGGTCGGCTTCCAGCTGATGGAAACCTTGCGGCTGCATCTGAAGCTCGACAAGCGTGCAGCCAAGACACGCGCCATCGAGCTGCTCGAACAGGTCGGCATTCCGGCGGCGGCGACGCGCATCGGCAGCTATCCGCATCAGCTCTCGGGTGGCATGAACCAGCGCGTGATGATCGCGATGGCGATCGCCTGCAACCCTCGCTTGCTGATCGCCGACGAGCCGACCACCGCGCTCGACGTGACCATCCAGGCGCAGATCCTCGACCTGCTGCGCAACCTGCAAAAAGAGCGCGGCATGGCGCTGGTGCTCATCACTCACAACATGGGCGTGGTGGCCGACATGGCGCAGCGCGTGGCGGTCATGTATGCGGGCCAGGTGATGGAAGAGCAGCGCGTCGACCGACTCTTCAGCACCCCGCAACATCCGTACACCGAGGCATTGCTGGCGGCGTTGCCGGAACGCGCTGCGCCGGAAGGTCGGCTCGCCACGATCGCTGGCATGGTGCCCGGCGTGCACGACCGTCCTGCGGGCTGTCTTTTTTCGCCGCGCTGCGTCGACGCGACGGCCAACGCTTGCGCGGTGCGGCCGGCGTTGCAAGCGTTTCAGGACGCACAGGTGCGTTGCCACTTTCCGTTGGGCGACGCGGATCGGTCGATTGCCATCATGGATGACCGTTCGCGCGCAGTCGAGGCGCTGTCATGA
- a CDS encoding ABC transporter permease subunit, which produces MALSTSSSPILVMTAPPGPWREFWAAFSANRGAVMGLVVIVVLLFVALAAPLIAPHAPNLTNSAAFLRPPFWQQGGSITYFLGTDAIGRDILSRLMFGARLSLSIGIAVVAMSVIVGVSLGLIAGFFRGVVEIAIMRAMDIVLTLPSLLLAIVVVAILGPGLVNAMLAVAIVVLPHYVRITRAAVITEVSRDYVTAARVSGASTLRLMFSEVLPNCAAPLIVQASLGVSTAILDAAALGFLGLGAQPPSPEWGTMLADAREFVLRAWWVVTFPGLAILIAVLAFNLLGDGLRDALDPKLKR; this is translated from the coding sequence ATGGCCTTGTCCACCTCTTCTTCGCCCATCCTCGTGATGACCGCACCGCCCGGGCCATGGCGCGAGTTCTGGGCCGCGTTCTCGGCGAACCGGGGCGCTGTGATGGGGCTCGTCGTCATCGTCGTACTGTTGTTCGTTGCGTTGGCGGCTCCGCTGATCGCACCGCACGCGCCCAACCTCACGAACAGCGCCGCATTCTTGCGGCCACCGTTCTGGCAGCAGGGCGGCTCGATCACTTACTTCCTCGGCACCGACGCCATCGGCCGCGACATCCTGTCGCGCCTCATGTTCGGCGCGCGCCTGTCGTTGTCGATCGGCATCGCGGTGGTGGCGATGTCGGTGATCGTGGGCGTCTCACTCGGCCTCATCGCAGGCTTCTTTCGTGGCGTCGTCGAGATCGCGATCATGCGGGCGATGGACATCGTGCTGACCTTGCCGAGCCTGCTGCTGGCCATCGTGGTGGTGGCGATTCTTGGGCCGGGGCTCGTCAACGCGATGCTCGCGGTGGCGATCGTCGTGCTGCCGCATTACGTGCGCATCACGCGGGCGGCGGTCATCACCGAAGTTTCGCGCGACTACGTGACGGCGGCACGCGTCAGCGGTGCCAGTACCTTGCGGCTCATGTTCAGCGAGGTGCTGCCCAACTGCGCGGCGCCGCTGATCGTGCAGGCGTCGCTCGGCGTCTCGACGGCCATCCTCGATGCGGCGGCGCTCGGCTTTCTCGGCCTCGGTGCGCAGCCGCCATCGCCCGAGTGGGGAACGATGCTGGCCGACGCGCGTGAGTTCGTGTTGCGCGCGTGGTGGGTCGTGACGTTTCCGGGGCTGGCGATCCTGATCGCTGTGCTCGCCTTCAACCTGCTGGGCGACGGGCTGCGCGATGCGCTCGACCCGAAGTTGAAACGATGA
- a CDS encoding response regulator transcription factor codes for MRIAALDDEAGQLELIQHTMDGIGHECHGYADARTLLRDLRTQTFDLLVLDWSLPDVEGPTVVRWIREELASRLPILFVTNRREEADMVEGLGAGADDFMVKPIRVGELKARVQALLRRAYPAHFESELVFGPYHFFPQSRSLEVNNKAVELKHREYELALFLFQNMGRLLSREHLREAVWGLGPEPASRSLDTHVSRLRSKLDLRPANGFLLSAIYGLGYRLEALEADSFSDVRTALGTPS; via the coding sequence ATGAGAATTGCGGCGCTTGACGACGAAGCGGGTCAGCTCGAGCTGATTCAACACACGATGGATGGCATCGGCCACGAATGCCACGGCTATGCGGACGCGAGGACGCTGTTACGCGACCTCCGGACGCAGACCTTCGACTTGCTGGTTCTCGACTGGAGCCTGCCGGACGTCGAAGGCCCGACAGTCGTGCGCTGGATTCGCGAAGAGCTCGCGAGCCGGCTACCGATCCTGTTCGTGACCAACCGGCGCGAAGAGGCCGACATGGTGGAAGGCCTCGGCGCCGGTGCCGACGACTTCATGGTCAAACCGATCCGCGTCGGCGAGCTCAAGGCGCGCGTGCAGGCGCTGTTGCGCCGGGCCTATCCGGCGCATTTCGAGTCGGAACTGGTCTTTGGGCCATACCACTTCTTTCCACAATCGCGCAGCCTCGAAGTCAACAACAAGGCTGTCGAACTGAAGCACCGCGAGTACGAACTTGCGCTTTTCTTGTTCCAGAACATGGGCCGGCTGCTGTCACGCGAGCATTTGCGTGAAGCCGTTTGGGGACTCGGGCCGGAACCGGCTTCGCGCTCGCTCGACACTCACGTGTCACGCCTTCGCAGCAAGCTCGACCTGCGTCCGGCCAACGGCTTCTTGCTGTCGGCCATCTATGGTCTTGGCTATCGGCTCGAAGCGCTGGAGGCCGACAGCTTTTCAGACGTTCGCACCGCCCTCGGCACGCCTTCATGA
- a CDS encoding NAD(P) transhydrogenase subunit alpha: MDPVSHTVINLIIFVLAIYVGYHVVWTVTPALHTPLMAVTNAISAIVIVGAMLAAALTVTPLGKTMGVLAVALAAVNVFGGFLVTRRMLEMFKKKEKKTVAPAGDKT, from the coding sequence ATGGACCCCGTATCTCACACAGTCATCAACCTGATCATCTTCGTGCTGGCCATCTACGTGGGTTACCACGTGGTGTGGACCGTCACGCCGGCGCTGCACACGCCGCTGATGGCCGTGACCAATGCGATCTCGGCGATCGTCATCGTGGGCGCCATGCTGGCGGCTGCCCTCACCGTCACGCCGCTGGGCAAGACCATGGGCGTGCTGGCGGTGGCGCTGGCGGCGGTCAACGTCTTCGGCGGTTTCCTGGTGACCCGGCGGATGCTGGAGATGTTCAAAAAGAAAGAGAAAAAGACCGTGGCACCCGCAGGAGACAAGACATGA
- a CDS encoding NAD(P)(+) transhydrogenase (Re/Si-specific) subunit beta produces MSMNVVTLLYLVASVFFIQALKGLSHPTTSIRGNVFGMSGMAIAVVTTIALVHGQAQSLNVDFGRGLAWVLGALVVGGGVGAYMANKVEMTKMPELVAFMHSMIGLAAVFIGVAAVAEPWAFGITPPPVAAVAAATTADGAVLVDGFLRYAIPFGNRLELFLGAAIGAVTFSGSVIAFGKLSGKYKFRLFQGASVQFKGQHMLNLVLGLLMLVLGLVFVGTESWIAFFAMLALAFVMGVLIIIPIGGADMPVVVSMLNSYSGWAAAGIGFSLNNAMLIIAGSLVGSSGAILSYIMCKAMNRSFFNVILGGFGGEATTAAIGAKEQRPVKTGSADDAAFVLGNAETVVIVPGYGLAVARAQHAVKELAQKLTDKGIKVKYAIHPVAGRMPGHMNVLLAEAEVPYDQVFEMEDINGEFGQVDVAIILGANDVVNPAAHTKGSPIYGMPILEAYKAKTVIVNKRSMAAGYAGLDNELFYMDKTMMVFGDAKKVVEDMGKAIE; encoded by the coding sequence ATGAGCATGAATGTGGTCACGCTGCTGTACCTCGTCGCCAGCGTCTTCTTCATCCAGGCCCTGAAAGGCCTGAGCCATCCGACCACCTCGATCCGCGGCAACGTCTTCGGCATGAGCGGCATGGCGATCGCCGTGGTGACGACCATCGCGCTGGTGCACGGCCAGGCGCAGTCGCTCAACGTCGACTTCGGCCGCGGCCTGGCGTGGGTGCTGGGCGCGCTGGTGGTCGGCGGTGGTGTCGGCGCCTACATGGCGAACAAGGTCGAGATGACCAAGATGCCCGAGCTGGTCGCCTTCATGCACAGCATGATCGGTCTGGCCGCGGTGTTCATCGGCGTGGCTGCGGTGGCAGAGCCGTGGGCCTTCGGCATCACGCCGCCGCCAGTGGCTGCCGTCGCGGCCGCCACGACGGCCGATGGCGCGGTGCTGGTCGACGGCTTTCTGCGCTACGCGATTCCGTTCGGCAACCGGCTCGAGCTGTTCCTGGGCGCGGCCATCGGCGCGGTCACCTTCAGCGGCTCGGTCATCGCCTTCGGCAAGCTGTCGGGCAAGTACAAGTTCCGCCTGTTCCAAGGTGCCTCGGTCCAGTTCAAGGGCCAGCACATGCTCAACCTGGTGCTCGGGTTGCTGATGCTGGTGCTCGGGCTGGTGTTCGTCGGCACCGAAAGCTGGATTGCATTTTTCGCGATGCTGGCGCTGGCGTTCGTGATGGGCGTACTCATCATCATCCCTATCGGCGGCGCCGACATGCCGGTGGTGGTGTCGATGCTCAACAGCTACTCGGGCTGGGCGGCGGCGGGCATCGGCTTCTCGCTGAACAACGCGATGCTGATCATCGCGGGCTCCCTGGTGGGCTCGTCGGGCGCGATCCTGAGCTACATCATGTGCAAGGCGATGAACCGCTCGTTCTTCAACGTGATCCTGGGCGGCTTCGGCGGCGAGGCCACGACCGCGGCCATCGGCGCCAAGGAGCAGCGCCCGGTCAAGACCGGCAGCGCGGACGATGCGGCCTTCGTGCTGGGCAACGCCGAGACGGTGGTCATCGTGCCGGGCTACGGCCTGGCTGTCGCTCGCGCACAGCACGCGGTGAAGGAGCTTGCGCAGAAGCTCACTGACAAGGGCATCAAGGTCAAGTACGCGATCCACCCGGTGGCGGGCCGCATGCCGGGCCACATGAACGTGCTGCTGGCCGAAGCGGAAGTGCCATACGACCAGGTCTTCGAGATGGAAGACATCAACGGCGAGTTCGGCCAGGTCGACGTGGCGATCATCCTCGGTGCCAACGACGTGGTGAACCCCGCAGCGCACACCAAGGGCAGCCCGATCTACGGCATGCCCATCCTGGAGGCGTACAAAGCCAAGACAGTGATCGTGAACAAGCGAAGCATGGCGGCAGGCTATGCGGGCCTGGACAACGAACTGTTCTACATGGACAAGACCATGATGGTCTTCGGCGATGCGAAGAAAGTAGTCGAGGACATGGGCAAGGCGATCGAGTAG
- a CDS encoding FecR domain-containing protein, with the protein MRPVQWRGAGAASLMAAALVALAASPSWARGPDGFTTHRVEEGQTLPSIAATYLRSPKQWPLLQKLNRIQDPNKIAVGTMLQIPARLMKPAAINARVEFVRGSPTAINAAAAADPAAPRRELAKGATGVPAPASAIAEPLAIGNTLVEGAKIKVPEDGYLLLRLADGSIVRILAGSDVELKRLRRRGAASDSFESIIDVRGGKVESEVSKQPKGRVFEIHAPGAVASVRGTHFDVAVGLDGRTGTSVSEGTVAVQARKPARGASRNTTVTAGQGVLVDGNGKFGERRALPAAPDLTALPAEYQDADQLVLDLGESEASTRHEVRIARDNTFREVLRDGMFAGRAVKFVALDDGDYMLGIRSVDTEGLAGAEARRSIRVHAHPVPPLYQSPAPDARVTSEAAQLVCSEVAGTEVHLQVSSRADFSQPEVDQPGLSRCRLGLATLPLGDYYWRVASVQTPGPGHGPFATPQRFSLIATPKVGTLDVADAGDAPTLNWSAVAGHSFHGQIAKDEAFRQIVLEADLKAPRWTINGVERGAYYVRLRARDASGAEGPYSPPRLLRIGGVVRTSTGGGVVSGDGEPLARP; encoded by the coding sequence ATGAGGCCAGTGCAATGGCGCGGCGCCGGCGCCGCGTCGCTGATGGCCGCAGCATTGGTCGCCCTGGCCGCGAGCCCGAGTTGGGCACGTGGGCCCGACGGGTTCACGACCCACCGGGTCGAAGAGGGCCAGACCCTGCCATCGATCGCAGCGACCTACCTGCGGTCGCCCAAGCAATGGCCGCTGCTGCAAAAGCTCAACCGCATTCAAGACCCGAACAAGATCGCCGTCGGCACGATGCTGCAGATTCCGGCGCGGCTGATGAAGCCCGCTGCCATCAACGCACGGGTCGAGTTCGTCAGGGGTTCGCCCACAGCGATCAACGCGGCAGCAGCTGCAGATCCGGCCGCGCCGCGCCGCGAACTGGCCAAAGGCGCGACCGGCGTGCCGGCACCTGCCAGCGCCATTGCAGAGCCGCTGGCGATCGGCAACACCCTCGTCGAAGGCGCAAAAATAAAGGTGCCTGAAGACGGCTACCTTCTGCTTCGACTGGCAGACGGTTCGATCGTGCGCATCCTGGCCGGTTCCGACGTCGAACTCAAACGTCTGCGCCGACGCGGCGCGGCCTCCGACAGCTTCGAATCGATCATCGACGTGCGCGGCGGTAAGGTCGAGTCCGAAGTCTCCAAACAACCCAAGGGCCGCGTCTTCGAAATTCATGCACCCGGCGCCGTGGCCAGCGTACGCGGCACGCACTTCGATGTCGCCGTCGGGCTCGATGGCCGCACCGGCACCTCGGTCAGCGAAGGCACGGTGGCGGTGCAGGCGCGCAAGCCCGCGCGCGGTGCTTCCCGAAACACCACCGTCACCGCAGGTCAGGGCGTGCTCGTCGACGGCAACGGCAAATTCGGAGAGCGCCGCGCCCTACCGGCCGCACCGGACCTCACCGCCTTGCCAGCCGAGTACCAGGACGCCGACCAGCTCGTCCTTGACCTGGGCGAAAGCGAGGCGTCCACACGCCACGAAGTCCGCATCGCCCGCGACAACACCTTTCGCGAAGTGCTGCGCGATGGCATGTTCGCCGGCCGCGCAGTGAAGTTCGTCGCGCTCGACGATGGCGACTACATGCTGGGGATTCGCTCGGTCGACACCGAAGGACTGGCCGGCGCGGAGGCCAGGCGCAGCATCCGCGTCCACGCGCACCCTGTACCACCGCTGTATCAAAGCCCCGCGCCCGACGCACGTGTGACCAGCGAAGCCGCGCAACTCGTGTGCTCTGAAGTGGCCGGCACCGAAGTCCATCTGCAGGTTTCGAGCCGCGCTGATTTTTCGCAGCCCGAGGTCGATCAACCGGGGCTGTCCCGTTGCCGACTCGGCCTGGCGACGCTGCCCCTCGGCGACTATTACTGGCGCGTCGCATCGGTGCAGACGCCCGGGCCGGGACACGGCCCGTTCGCGACGCCGCAGCGCTTCTCGCTCATCGCGACACCCAAGGTCGGCACGCTGGACGTGGCGGATGCCGGCGACGCACCGACGCTCAACTGGAGCGCAGTGGCCGGTCACAGCTTCCACGGCCAGATCGCCAAAGACGAGGCCTTCCGGCAAATCGTCCTCGAAGCTGATCTGAAGGCGCCGCGCTGGACCATCAACGGCGTCGAGCGTGGCGCCTACTACGTGCGACTCCGGGCACGCGACGCATCGGGTGCCGAAGGGCCGTATTCGCCGCCACGTTTGCTGCGCATCGGCGGCGTGGTGCGGACCTCGACCGGCGGCGGCGTGGTGAGCGGCGACGGCGAACCGCTCGCCCGGCCCTGA
- a CDS encoding Re/Si-specific NAD(P)(+) transhydrogenase subunit alpha, translating into MLIGVPAETTAGETRVAVTPETVKKLSALGHTLRVQSGAGVAASVTDAAYQAAGAEIVDAAGAYAAEMVLKVRTPSDSEAALMKPGTVLIGMLNPFDATGLQRMATAGLTAFALEAAPRTTRAQSMDVLSSQANIAGYKAVMIAADKYQRFFPMLMTAAGTVKAARVVILGVGVAGLQAIATAKRLGAVIEASDVRPSVKEQIESLGGKFIEVSYDTDEEKEAAVGVGGYAKPMPASWLARQQIEVAKRVALADIVISTALIPGRAAPTLITEDMVKAMKPGSVIVDIAAGKGPDGVGGLTGGNCPISEPDKTVVKHGVTIVGETNLAALLSADASALYARNVLDFVKLIVTKEGALKIDLEDDIVAACRVSHDGLVTKK; encoded by the coding sequence ATGCTGATAGGCGTACCCGCCGAAACGACGGCGGGTGAAACCCGAGTGGCCGTCACCCCCGAGACGGTCAAGAAACTGTCGGCACTGGGCCACACCTTGCGTGTGCAGTCGGGCGCCGGCGTCGCAGCCAGCGTGACCGACGCGGCCTATCAGGCGGCTGGCGCCGAGATCGTCGATGCCGCGGGTGCCTACGCCGCGGAGATGGTTCTGAAGGTGCGCACGCCGTCCGACAGCGAAGCCGCCCTGATGAAGCCCGGCACCGTCCTCATCGGCATGCTCAACCCTTTCGACGCCACCGGCCTGCAGCGCATGGCCACGGCGGGCCTGACCGCCTTCGCGCTCGAAGCCGCCCCCCGCACCACGCGCGCCCAGAGCATGGACGTGCTCAGCTCGCAGGCCAACATCGCCGGCTACAAGGCAGTGATGATCGCTGCCGACAAATACCAGCGCTTCTTCCCGATGCTGATGACCGCCGCCGGCACCGTCAAAGCCGCCCGCGTCGTGATCCTCGGCGTCGGCGTAGCCGGCTTGCAGGCCATCGCGACGGCCAAGCGCCTGGGCGCGGTGATCGAGGCGTCAGATGTGCGCCCGAGCGTCAAGGAACAGATCGAGTCGCTCGGCGGCAAGTTCATCGAAGTGTCGTACGACACCGACGAAGAGAAGGAAGCGGCAGTAGGCGTCGGAGGCTACGCCAAGCCGATGCCTGCGAGCTGGCTGGCGCGCCAGCAGATCGAGGTGGCCAAGCGCGTGGCGCTCGCGGACATCGTGATCAGCACCGCGCTCATCCCCGGCCGCGCCGCACCGACGCTCATCACCGAAGACATGGTCAAGGCGATGAAGCCCGGCTCGGTGATTGTCGACATCGCCGCCGGCAAGGGGCCGGACGGCGTGGGCGGCCTTACCGGAGGAAATTGTCCGATTTCCGAACCCGACAAGACGGTGGTCAAGCATGGTGTGACGATCGTCGGCGAAACCAACCTGGCGGCACTGTTGTCGGCCGATGCCTCGGCGCTCTATGCGCGCAACGTGCTCGACTTCGTGAAGCTGATCGTCACCAAGGAAGGCGCGCTCAAGATCGATCTGGAAGACGACATCGTCGCCGCCTGCCGTGTGTCGCACGACGGCCTGGTCACCAAAAAATAA
- a CDS encoding long-chain-fatty-acid--CoA ligase, protein MTDRPWLSSYPQGVPADIDASRYASLVTLMEESFTKYADRTAYSFMGKDVSYAETDKQSKALAAYLQGLGLVKGDRVAAMMPNCPQYPMAVAAILRAGLILVNVNPLYTPRELEHQLKDSGAKAIVIMENFGVTLQHCIASTPIKHIVLASMGDRLGFLKGALVNYVVRNVKKLVPDFNLPTAVRFNDALDQGAARTFQPVTIGPDDVAVLQYTGGTTGVSKGAVLLHRNVIANVLQSEAWNDPVMHRVPNGEQPTSVCALPLYHIFAFTVNMMLGLRTGGKVILIPNPRDMAATLKELSKHTFHSFPAVNTLFNGLANHADFNTVNWKNLKVSVGGGMAVQGAVAKLWLEKTGCPICEGYGLSETSPSATCNPTTSTSYTGTIGLPLPSTWLKLLDDDGIEVPAGERGEIAIKGPQVMAGYWQRPDETAKVMTPDGYLKTGDIGTVDAQGFFKIVDRKKDMVLVSGFNVYPNEVEDVVATLAGVLECAVVGVPDEKTGEAVKLVIVRKDPTLTEDQVKEFCRANLTGYKQPRVIEFRTDLPKTPVGKILRRELRDAKKPAAAV, encoded by the coding sequence ATGACAGACCGCCCCTGGCTGAGCAGCTACCCGCAAGGCGTACCCGCCGACATCGACGCCTCGCGCTACGCGTCGCTCGTCACGCTCATGGAAGAAAGCTTCACCAAGTACGCCGATCGCACGGCCTACAGCTTCATGGGCAAGGACGTCAGCTACGCCGAGACCGACAAGCAAAGCAAGGCGTTGGCGGCGTACCTGCAAGGTCTCGGCCTGGTCAAGGGCGACCGCGTCGCCGCGATGATGCCCAACTGCCCGCAGTACCCGATGGCCGTCGCCGCCATCCTGCGGGCGGGGCTGATTCTGGTGAATGTGAATCCGCTCTACACGCCGCGCGAGCTCGAGCACCAATTGAAGGACTCCGGTGCCAAGGCGATCGTGATCATGGAGAACTTCGGCGTCACGCTGCAGCACTGCATCGCGTCAACGCCGATCAAGCACATCGTGCTCGCGTCGATGGGCGACCGGCTCGGCTTTTTGAAGGGTGCGCTCGTCAACTATGTGGTGCGCAACGTCAAGAAGCTCGTGCCCGACTTCAATCTGCCGACTGCGGTGCGCTTCAACGATGCGCTCGACCAGGGCGCGGCCCGGACATTCCAGCCCGTGACCATCGGGCCGGACGATGTCGCGGTGCTTCAGTACACCGGCGGCACCACCGGCGTATCGAAGGGCGCGGTGCTGCTGCATCGCAACGTGATCGCTAACGTGCTCCAGTCAGAAGCCTGGAACGACCCTGTCATGCATCGCGTGCCCAATGGCGAGCAGCCGACCAGCGTGTGCGCGTTGCCGCTCTATCACATCTTCGCGTTCACGGTGAACATGATGCTGGGACTGCGCACCGGCGGCAAAGTGATCCTGATCCCCAATCCGCGCGACATGGCCGCCACGCTGAAGGAGTTGTCCAAGCACACCTTCCACAGCTTCCCTGCGGTCAACACGCTCTTCAACGGACTGGCCAATCATGCGGACTTCAATACCGTCAACTGGAAGAATCTGAAGGTGTCGGTCGGTGGCGGCATGGCCGTGCAGGGCGCTGTCGCCAAGCTCTGGCTCGAGAAAACCGGCTGCCCGATTTGCGAAGGTTACGGCCTGTCGGAAACCTCGCCGTCGGCCACTTGCAACCCGACCACCAGCACGTCCTACACCGGCACCATCGGGCTTCCGCTGCCGAGCACCTGGCTCAAGCTGCTCGACGACGACGGCATCGAAGTGCCGGCCGGCGAGCGGGGCGAAATCGCCATCAAGGGCCCGCAGGTGATGGCGGGCTACTGGCAGCGACCCGATGAAACAGCCAAGGTCATGACGCCCGATGGCTATCTCAAGACCGGCGACATCGGCACCGTCGATGCGCAGGGCTTCTTCAAGATCGTCGACCGCAAGAAAGACATGGTGCTGGTGAGCGGCTTCAACGTCTACCCTAACGAGGTCGAAGACGTGGTGGCCACGCTGGCCGGCGTGCTCGAATGCGCGGTGGTCGGCGTGCCGGACGAGAAGACCGGCGAAGCGGTCAAGCTGGTGATCGTTCGCAAAGACCCGACGCTGACGGAAGACCAGGTCAAGGAGTTCTGCCGTGCCAACCTCACCGGCTACAAACAGCCGCGCGTGATCGAATTCCGTACCGACCTGCCAAAAACGCCGGTCGGCAAGATCCTGAGACGCGAACTGCGCGACGCCAAGAAGCCGGCTGCGGCCGTCTGA
- a CDS encoding ABC transporter permease subunit yields MFRFILTRLSLLVPTFIGMTLLAFFLIRLVPGDPIETLAGERGIDPARHAELLKAYGFDKPLIAQYGIYIARVLHGDLGKSVITQEPVMSEFLSLFPATVELALCAIVFALVLGIPAGILAAVRRNSIFDHGVMAVSLTGYSMPIFWWGLLLILFFSVQLGWTPVSGRIAVQYFIEPSSGFLLIDSLRAGDVDAFWSALHHLILPTIVLGTVPLAVIARMTRSAMLEVLGEDYIRTARAKGLSRFRVVALHALRNALIPVVTVIGLQVGVLFTGAILTETIFSWPGVGKWLIEAIGRRDYPVLQGGMLLLGVIVMIVNLLVDVAYGVINPRIRQSR; encoded by the coding sequence ATGTTCCGTTTCATTCTCACGCGCCTGAGCCTTTTGGTGCCGACCTTCATCGGCATGACGCTGCTCGCGTTCTTTTTGATTCGTCTGGTGCCCGGTGACCCGATCGAAACGCTGGCCGGTGAGCGCGGTATCGACCCGGCGCGCCATGCAGAACTGCTGAAGGCCTATGGCTTCGACAAGCCTCTGATCGCGCAATACGGCATCTACATCGCGCGGGTGCTGCACGGCGACCTGGGCAAATCGGTCATCACGCAGGAGCCGGTCATGAGCGAGTTCTTGTCGCTCTTTCCTGCCACGGTAGAGCTTGCGCTGTGTGCCATCGTCTTTGCCCTGGTGCTCGGAATTCCAGCCGGGATCCTGGCGGCGGTACGACGAAATTCCATCTTCGACCACGGCGTGATGGCGGTGTCGCTCACTGGCTATTCGATGCCGATCTTCTGGTGGGGCCTGCTGCTCATCCTGTTCTTTTCGGTGCAACTGGGATGGACGCCGGTGTCGGGACGCATCGCCGTCCAGTATTTCATCGAGCCGAGCAGCGGCTTTCTGCTCATCGATTCGCTGCGGGCCGGCGACGTCGACGCTTTCTGGTCGGCACTGCATCACCTCATCCTACCGACCATCGTGCTCGGCACGGTGCCGCTCGCGGTCATCGCGCGCATGACGCGCTCGGCCATGCTCGAAGTGCTGGGCGAGGACTACATCCGCACTGCGCGCGCCAAGGGCTTGTCGCGTTTTCGCGTGGTCGCGCTGCACGCGTTGCGCAACGCGCTGATTCCGGTAGTGACGGTCATCGGGCTTCAGGTCGGCGTGCTCTTCACGGGCGCCATCCTGACCGAGACGATCTTCTCGTGGCCCGGTGTCGGCAAGTGGTTGATCGAGGCGATTGGCCGGCGCGACTATCCGGTGTTGCAGGGTGGCATGCTGCTGCTGGGCGTTATCGTGATGATCGTGAATCTGCTCGTCGACGTGGCCTACGGCGTCATTAATCCGCGTATCAGGCAGTCGCGCTGA